In Thermococcus sp. M39, the following are encoded in one genomic region:
- a CDS encoding 1-deoxy-D-xylulose-5-phosphate synthase N-terminal domain-containing protein: protein MSESMQYLLLHLKLREMLKPVNYFHMNSSITSLEILRAIMEIKRNNDVVILSKGHSAPAFYVILSELGLLSDEELKSFADIGGLPSHLVKGLPFVEVSSGSLGQGLSVANGIALTAKLEGEDRKVYVILGNGELDEGQVWEAAMTASHYRLDNVVAVIDRNFRQLTGETEETLKKRTSGREVEGLWLGGFGSRKQRQGNPKSSKGT from the coding sequence ATGAGCGAAAGCATGCAGTATCTGCTCCTACACCTAAAGCTTCGGGAAATGCTTAAGCCTGTGAACTACTTCCACATGAACTCGTCAATTACATCCCTAGAAATCCTGAGAGCAATAATGGAAATTAAGAGAAACAACGACGTTGTAATCCTGAGTAAGGGACATTCAGCACCTGCATTCTACGTTATCCTTTCGGAACTTGGACTCTTAAGCGATGAAGAATTAAAGAGCTTTGCTGATATTGGTGGGTTGCCAAGTCACTTGGTCAAAGGATTGCCATTTGTTGAGGTTTCAAGTGGCTCTTTGGGTCAAGGACTTTCTGTAGCTAACGGAATTGCACTTACAGCCAAACTTGAAGGAGAAGACAGGAAAGTATACGTGATACTGGGCAATGGAGAGTTGGATGAAGGTCAAGTTTGGGAAGCAGCAATGACGGCCTCACATTACAGGCTGGACAATGTCGTTGCGGTAATTGACAGGAACTTCAGACAATTAACTGGGGAAACCGAGGAAACGCTCAAAAAAAGAACCTCTGGCAGAGAAGTGGAGGGCCTTTGGCTGGGAGGCTTTGGAAGTAGAAAACAACGCCAAGGAAATCCAAAGAGCAGTAAAGGAACTTGA